In Zingiber officinale cultivar Zhangliang chromosome 3A, Zo_v1.1, whole genome shotgun sequence, the DNA window ATGCGGGATCCCAGGGAAGAATTCATTGTATGTAGCCTTACCCTATTTTTTGCatgaggctgtttccaggattcgaacccgtgacctttaggtcaaagcaacaactttaccgttgcaacAAAGCATGAAATTGATATGATAATAGGAAATAATAATTAAGATCTggattaaataaaaaaagaaaaagacaacCTGGTcatattgaatacatgaatccaggTTACCCTTTGCTGATTAGACATTTTTCTGCTGTTAAACCAGACAGATCAAATGGAGAATATACTACACTGAAAAGGTGACTTCCTTCGAAGGAAGTTGGGTTGGTAACATCGCTATCTGATTATtccaacaaaataaattttgcatCATAAATCTCCAAGCTATGCATTTTGCAAGCctatatgatgaaaaaataaatgcatgcatacACTGGGCATTCACACTATGATCGAAAAACAAGTATATGGTAgtaccatttttttaaaaaaaaacataacaaacaaaaTAACACGGAGGAATATACcatcatcatcttcatcaacCCACTTATCCCAATCAACTTTCACATAGTGAGGAGTCTTTCCCTCGCCACCTACTAGTTTCTTCCACCACTGCTTCTCTGCTTTTTCAATCACACAAAAGATAGACCTGACCCCTACATTAATTTTGCTTTCCTgaaaggtaactaatccaagtgAGAAGAGATGGGAAACAAGAAAATATCAATAGATTAAGCACAAAATAGAAACATTACCTCTTTATTTACTTTATCAAAAAGTTCCAATTTTAATTCATAAAAGTTACTTGCAGCACCAGCTGTGGCAGAGAAAGTGAAAGTGCCATCAGGTTCTTGATTAACTTTCACGTCTCTTGCATCAGGCAATAGTACAGTGATGTAGACCTTGTCAATACGTTGTGCCCACTTGACCTCAGGGGATCGACTGATATGTTAAACAATTCACTAGAAATCATTTTGCATAAACTAGAAACAATCAAACTGGCTTTCAAGCAACCATGCTTATATAATGggctttttataatttataccaTATTAAACTGTCAAAACAATACCACGTTAAGTGGGTGCAAGGTAAATCCATTTAAAAGGCAGGATAAAGTCCTAAGTATCAATATTCAGGCAGCTTAAACCTTTCCATGTGACAATTTTAATAAGGCATGACCAAGCAATCATTAATTAGAAAGTATATTGAACACCCAATCCCCCTAGTGCTTGACTACTGAATAAATAAAACTTAAGATACCATTACGAGATCCCACCAACGTGGGGTCCGGGGAAGGATCAATTGTGCGCATCCTCAAGATATCTTGCGTTGCAAGAGATTTTTTTCTACCGTTAAACTAAGGCTCCCCTTCATATACTTTACAGAGACATGAAAAAGCCCTTCTTATGTAGTTGTTACTAAGTTCTAAATGATTTCCCCCTTTTCTCCTTATCTTCTCTTCCATATAGAATCCCATGTGGCATTCTTTTGGTTAATCTCACTCAATCTTGTCCACATCAAAGGCATTCAAGTTTGACAGTTCAGGAAATGCAGTATGATCAATTTTCAGCAGTCTCACATTTTTTTACATTTCAAAATTTTCACTCCTCACAGGAACCCAAAAGGCatcaaacttagaaatttttaagtgCCCGGCTTTACTTGGAACGAATGAGAAGATAGTTAAGTCGCTTTAGAAATCTTGACAAATTAAGGCACTTTCGACAAAAATGGATTAAACATGCAGTCTCTAATAAACTATAAAAGCTCAAGTTGGCAATCTAGAGAGTGTACATTTTATCTTCACACTCTTTTTCAATCTAAAGTGTAGCCCGACTCATGAagcttgaaaatgaaaaagtCAAAGAAAACCAATTATGTCAATACTATGACAATGTGGCCTCAGATATAACGTTCAACATTTCACTTATGCCAAATCATCTAAAGGATTAATTATTAGGAAGAAGACGCATTGCTAATTCCCTGCTAACAAAAATAACCTGCATGAAGGGATACCAGAGACCTTGAAGCAACTTTATCTTAGTTGAGATACCAACAATCGAAATTTGGTCAAAGAATTCCATTGGTTTTGAATAGACAAATTGTTTGTGGCATGTAAGACTTCTTCTAACAGTCAGTAGATGCTATCAAAATTGTTTCACAATCAAACTCCGATTTCATGTTCTATGTCGTATAACAGATCATAAATTTCTCCCGACACATTGCATGCCCGCTATGCTATAGCAATGCTGATAGCAAGAACAACTAGCTCAAATAAAAACATCGACTTTTTAACGAATGGACCAATGATTAAAGCTCTGATATTGATAGCAGACAACAGTTCCCACCGGCATCATTCCGCTCTTCGTTTAGGGTAAACCCATCAAGAACAAAAACAGGCAGCATAACGGAGAAGGAAAAAGAAGGCTTGCAAGATGAAAAAAAAAGCACAAACCTCATTCTTAGCGAGTTTGATCAGCTGCGGCGGCGACACCCCAAACCCTTGCTCGTAAGCGTGTTTGGCTGCATCGATTTCTTCAAATTTACTGACATACGCACGTGGCATGCACGTGCGTTGAACAGAGCCGCACTTTGCTTTTACTAATTTTATTAGGGTTAGTTGAAGGTACAAGTTAACTTttcatatattatttatatttatattttaaatgattAACTGAAATTGCTAAGGGAAAAAAAACGAATCTAAAAGGTGAGAAGGGCGAGAGCAGATCTcctggtccgcaatttgcggaccaggggatggtccactacatatggacctttgatttgaatgaaCCCTACTTATTTAAAGATGGGgtccattcaaatcaaaggtccagatcaatggaccatcccctggtccgcaaattgcggaccaggAGATCCCTGCCCGAGAAGGGCACACATCATTTATCAAGTCCTTTTAAATTGGCGgcccatttaaaatttaaatgatgTATCCGAACAAGACCAAATCTACGGTTAAATTATAATTATGATTTGATTGTAATTAGTTGGGATTCTTTTATGATTTTATCCTCTTcatcaaattataatttggattggAACGGATGGTCGGAGGTCACCTTTGCTCAGTGCTCGACAATCTAGACACTTGTTCACTTCCGGCGGCCTCCGACCGCCTGCTCCAATCCGAACTATAATTTGAAGGAGACGATGAATCTATAAAAAAATCACAATCAATTACGACGAGATCATAATTATGATATGATCATAATTGAGAGTGGATGATCCCTGATtcgcattttttttttatatatgtagACAGGAGTTCTTTTCTCCTATTCGAACTACTTGAATTGAATTTTTAAGAGTTAAATTATAACAACTAGTAAGTAGTTATATTatattagttatttattaatttttatacatCGATcgattaatatttatttaaaatataataaatatcataAAGTCTTCTTAACTTAttctatttattaaaatattattttaatcaaattattattgaaaaaacaaaaacaaaataagaGAATGATATTATTATATAAACTAGTCAGCATCTACTTACAATATTAGTAATCAGTTGCTATATATTGTAATAGATACTTATTAGCTTTTACTAGATTAATCGTATTCAAATAATcttcatttaaaatataataaatattatggagtcattaaatattattttaatcatattatcactttaaaaaaaattgaatagtaAAAAGGAGAGAATAACACTATTGTGGAAGCTAATAACCGATTGTTACATGCTATAGTAACTACCTACTAATTTCTAGGTAGTACATCGTGCCATGAAGTCCTTTTTATTTGTTTTGCtaattgaaattttattttaatctagTTATCGCTAAAAGAACaaaatcaaaatgaaataatAATACTATATAGAAGCTAACAACCAACTATTACACATCATAACAAttattagggggtgtttggtatgAGCATGGGAATggaaatcattgtattgtggaatgagaatgggtatgagcatgaatatcactcttaaaagtaatatttggttagttgcatactttctatcggaataaatcaatatttccttttttacccttaaaggaaaataagagaaaaaaaattagatgtgagagaaagatgaatgtgagagaaaaatatgattaaagagaatgatgagcgagaaaatataatgagagagaaagtgtgatgagaaagaatgaagagagagaaagtatgatgtgagaaaaggagaaaagagtgtgatagaagagagaatgatgagagaagatgagagataagatatgatgtgagagaaagtatgatgggagaggatgaagagtaagaaaatgtaatgagaaaaaataaggagagaaagAGTGTgcgtgtgatgagagagattgaggagagagtgagtgtgtgtgatgagagagattgaggagagagagagtatgatgagagagaaagtgtgatgagaaaaaaagagaacagtgaatgtgatgggagagattgagaagagagaaagtatgatgagagagaaagtgtgttgaggaaaaaaaggaaggagtgtgacaagagatatTGAGgatagagaaagtgtgatgagaaaaaaaaaagagaaaagagaatgtgatgggagagattgaggagagagacagtatgatgagagagaaagtatgatgaaaaaaaagaaggaagagagtgtgatggaagagattgaagagcgagaaagtgtaatgagaaaacaagggaagagagtgtgataggagagagaaagtgtgtgataaaatgatgaaagagaaaatatgatgagagagaacaagaagagagaagtgatatgaaagaaaaaataaataaataaattttgatatttgatattaagggagaaaattttagttttcggtcaagggtatttttggaataagggaatattttgattgatgaaaataggataatgactcattgaaggggaggtacatgagaatgagttattatccaatttcaaggattcattcatttatttgtattcctattcctataatccaaacattaacaatgacaatcaatgattctcattctcattcctcattcctatttccttaaaccaaacacccccttaattATTGCATGGTGTAATAGCTACCTATTAGTTGTTACCGTCTAATCTGAAAATTTGATCCCAAAATATTTTATACACTTCTCTTTAAAATGGGCACCATTGATGTTATTTGGAGAAGGACGCCGTTTGATAAATGATGGACACCCTTTGATTTTTAcccataaatatttttaatataaaaatattttatatataatatttttattaaattaaattaaatattttatcacgaTGTACTTATTTTCCAATTtggaaaactttttaaaaataatgatactctttttaaaaatataaaaaagactGTTGTCTAAAATTAATTaccatttaaattattaaaaatataaaaaataatttatcatttcTTTTTTGTTCACTTTAGTTTCCTTTGTCCTCAAAGGAAACGAAAAAAAATGCCGTTTAAACGATTTAATTAAATCTCACGTAAATTCCTAATAGCATAATTTTACATGCTTCTTATTATTACCATCCATGTATCCTTTAAGGGAACGTACATCTTCGGGCTAAGGTATTAAGTTATCATTTAGACATCTATAATTCAATCTCTATGAATTAATTCGATTCTATCTGTGGAGACACCATCTGAATaagaattatgaaaataaatGGGGCTCACTCAAAGGACAGGTGAGATATTCTGATCCATAATTTATGGATTAAAAAATGGTCCATTATCTATAATTAATAGATTATGATACATCCTATTTATTTAACAGATAATTTGTCAAAATAAATCAATCTAAATTATTCTTTCATTAGTAAATTACAGACAAAGGATCCGTCCTCCATAGAGGTAAGTGAAATCCATCCACTTTGAGATTAGATCTTCTGTTtttatatttctatttttatgttctCATGTTCCTTTGTTGATCAGATGGtcatgatatttttataatttacatTGTATCCTTAAGATGTGATATAATTCGTCCGATCGATAAAGGGATATAGAGAtacaaaaaataattaatcaagctGAGTAACGTCGAGTTTGGGATGATCGATCTGAttccacggaagttttccaccagCCACTAAAGTAAATTGGGAAATGCTCATAGCGGGTAGTCCAGGAGCCCAATATCCTTTAATTGCGTGTTTTATTTggggaaaaaaaattctataaatttattataGATGAAgcttaaattataaatatttagatgACAATTTGAATATCCTATTGTTACATCATAATCTCATAGACATAAAAACACAAGAATTGGGGGGCAAAGTACTGCCTGTACCCACCCGTGAACGCTTCATTTATCTGCAGTTAGAAATTTCCGTGGATCGGACCGTAGCTTTCAACTAAGATGCGGCTCGTGGAATCCGCTAGGGCTTCAAAAGCTTCAAGTTCGATTATCTTCCGCCCTTGGCTTCTTCCCGATTCGACAGCTTTCTCGACCTCAGCTTCGTCGAATAACTGCGGAGATGTCAAGGAGCGGAAGAAAGCATCACCTCTCTCGCGTGCTCGACGCTCACATCTCCACCGTCCAGGAATCCCTCCGGGTACGGCTATGTCGCTCGCTTTTGCTCTTTCCTCTGCTCGGTTTATCTTTTTGATTCAACTGCGCTTCCATCCATGTGGCAGATTCTGGAGCGCCCGGCAGATTCGGGTCTTGAAAAGGCGGAATGGTCGGAAGTCGTCAAGCTGGGGGATGAGGTCTCTAAACAAGCAACTATGGGTAATTTGAGATGAAAATTGGTGTTTTTTTATTCAATTTAAACTAAGGATATTGATTCATCCGAGTTGCTACTCAGTGTAGGAACTTACTTCCCCTCTGTGTGCTTCAAGTATCAAAAGTCCTCATGAGTTCCAAAAGTTCTGGGCTTCGGAATTTGCTTTCTCGACTAATATGAAGAAATGGGGAAATATATTAATGCTTATCCGTAGACACTTGCTAGGTTAATTGCTTTTTAGCACAAAATTTAGACATTAGGATAAATATTGCATGGAGTTAATTTCAACAAATCTCTGCACatactttcaatttcaatttgaaTCTGTATTTTCGATTTAACAGTCTGGTAACACATTCTCAAGTATTGATTCACAATGTCAAACATTAATTTGTTGATAGGTCTTTGGAAGATGAGCAGACCTATTAGAATTACTATAGATTTGTTAGACTTCTGTTTTTAAATATCTGATGCTGTTAGATTGTGTTCCGGCCAAAATCCAGTGGATGGATTGCGTTACTCCTCGGAGATCGTTGGGGAAGATGAAGAAAAAACCTCTATCTGACGAAATTGCCATGACAGGAGGACGGAGAGGGTGAGTTGTCTTTGATATTGGCTAGGTCGCGGAAAGTTTTCGAAGGGAAGGTTAGTTGTCCTCTGTGTTGATGGACTTGTCGTGAGTTGGAGGGAGGCGAGGCCATTAGAGATGCTTGAGGAGTTGTAGAAGGGTGTCACCGTGCattgcaaggaaaaccgaatagTCTAGAAAGCCTATGAGGAGTAGAGGAGCATAGGAGAGGGTTATAATGGAGATCGATGCCCTGGCACGTCCACTCTGACGCCCATGTCAGTCTCTAATGGCGGAgataaagaagatgaacaatagtaAATGTGTGTATGTAGTCATCTGTAAAAGTATACATGTACCTTGGCCTGAGGGGCGCCACTTTTTTATAGCATGAAGGAGTGGGATATGAGTGTGACTGTATGAGCAGAGCGCTGAGCCGAACGTAAGAGGCATGGAGCCGAGGGCTGATTAGGGGCCAATTGGAGGTGCTGAGTCAAAGGTAGGAGGTACGGAGCCAAGGGCTGAGGAGGTGCTGAGCTGGAGGTAGGAGGCACGGAGCCTGGGGCCAACTGAGCTAGTTGGGGGCGCTAAGCCGGAGGTAGGAGGCACGGAGTTGGGGTGGACTGGGAGTAGTTAGAGGCGCTGAGTTGGATGTAAGAGGCACAAAGGTTGGGGCCGATTGGGGGctagttttatttattatttttttttttggggggggggggggggggcgctaAGCCGGAGGTAGGAGGCTCGGAGCCGAGTGCGTAGAGGCCGCTGCGGCGATGGGCGACCCATAGGTAGCTACAGGTGCTCGAAGGCCGCTTGCGGTTACGACAAACACGTGTCAAGAAGGGCAACAGTAGCGACAGGATCTATCGTTGGGGTAGCGAGAGAGGCATGGGCGCACAATGTGATCAAGTTGGCGAAGATGGCAAGAGGAAAAACCCAACAAACAAGGGTAGCATCCACGAAGGAGAGGAGGCGACGTGTGACCAACGATGAGGGTGAGGAGGGTGATGGCGTAAGGAAGGTGATGGTGTGAGGAAGGTCGTGTGGTGGCGATGTTAGCGTTGGGAGTCCTCATTGGCGTGCGAGGCTACGGTGTTGATGGCGATATGTGGAGGTGGAGGCCGCATTGACGTGGGGAGGTTGAGGCATCGATGGTGGTGCGTGGAGGCGGAGGTCGTATGAGGAGTAGATTGCGTGAGAGGGTTGCTGGCGACGGAGGCGTCCTCGATGTGCGAGGCCGAAGCATCGATGACATAGGGAGATATGTGTTGGATCGTTAGCACGTGAGAGGggaggtgaatcatgtgattttgaaATCGTTCTTTTATTTTAAGAGAGCACCCGTGAGACTAGAGGTTGATTACTCCAACAAGGCGAAGGTCCCGTGAGAGTGacagagagagagggagagaggggtcggAGATGGCGATGCCTTTGCGTGAGTAAAACGGGGGGTCCTCCTTACTTCGTCGAAGGAACCCAAAAAAAGGGAAACGAGGGAAAACAACTCTTCTATGTGACTTTCATCTATCCCACATCataagtcttcccctcaagtctaatcgaaggaggtgtGAGACCGACTGACTGAATTGTTGTGTCATGGTGGGATGGGTGAAAAAGTTACTGAGCTTGTTGGAAGATAAATCACTAGCGTGAGGCTAGGGGCTCGAGGTGAGGAGGGTGATGGTGTGAGGAAGGTCCTGTGGCAGCGATGTTAACGTGGGGAATCCTCATCGGCTTGCGAGGCCAAGGTGTTGATGGCGACATGTGGAGGCGGAGGCCGCATCGACGTGGGGAGGCTGAGGCATCGATGGTGGTGTGTGGAGGCAGAGGTCGTGTGAGGAGTAGATTGTGTGAGAGGGTTGTTGGCGACGGAGACGTCCTTGACGTGCGAGGCCGAATCATCGATCGCGTAGGGAGAGGCGAAGGTCTAGAGGGAGAGATGGCGATACCTTTGCGTGAGTAAAACGGGGGGCCCTCCTTGCTTCGTCGAAGGAACCTTAAAAAAGGGAAACAGGAAAAAAAACCCTTCTACATGGCTTTCATCTACCCCCACATTATAAGTCTTCCCCTCTAGTCTAATCGAATGAGGTGTGAGACCGACTGACTGGATTGTTGTGTTGTGGTGGGATGGGTGAAAAAGTTACCGAGCCTGTTGTAAGATAAATCACTAGTACGAGGTTAGGGGCTTCGAGCTTGTCGTAAGTCAATCGCTAGCCCGAGACTAGGGCTCTGAGCTTGTTGTAAGGTAATCGCTAGCGCGAGACTAGGGGCTCCGAGCCTGTCGTCAGACTAAGTGTCTTCTAACTAAGGAGTTGGAAAAAGAAACTTCGAGCCTGTCATAAGACAATCTGAACCTATCTATGTCCAAGACTGAGAGAATATGGCCCTAAGACTGAGAGGGAGTCTATGACCCAAACTGTAAGAGAATATGGCGCTAAGATTGAGAGGGAATTTGTGACCCAAATTGCTAAGATTGAGAGGGAGTTTATGGCTCAAACTGCAACAGAATCTAACGCTGAGACTGGAGATGGAATTTGTGGCCCAAATTGCGAGTGAATCTGACACTGAGACTGAATCTGTGGCCAACACGACAAGGGTTTAATGCTGAGACTAAGAGTGAGTTTGTGGCCGAGACGACATGGATCTGGAACTGAGACTAAGAATGAGTTTGTGGCCAAGACGACAGGGGTATGACTCTGAGACTAAGAATGAGTCTGTGGTCAAGATGATGGGTAGCTCTAAGACTAAGAACAAGTCTACGACCGAGATAGTTTGGCGTTGAGACAACGTTGAGATGTAGAGTCCGTGGCCGAGACAGTCTGGTGTTGAGATGTAGAGTATGTgggtagggatggcaatgggtagGATTTGGGTAGGATTTCATATCCTCCGTACCCATACCCATTTATTATATCTATACTCATACCcatccccatacccatcgggtatttaactttcatacCCATCCCCATACCCGTCGGATTTTCGGGTATCCATATCCTACCCATCATCCTATTACTCCCTACCAttctcattttttaaaaaatattatctcaatgTACTTGTCAGCTCTTCCTCGTCTCGCGCTCCTTCGATCGGGTGAACATTTTCCGTAGAAAAGAAGATAAGATACGTGTTGATGACCGGAAAAAGAGACAAAGTAAGTCTTTTTTTTCTAAGATGGAAAGCGGGCTAAAATTTTTATTTCTCAATAAAAAAtgaggctatatatatatatcggatATCAGGTAGGGTATGGGTAGGATTTTACTACATCCGCCTCCATACCCATACCCGAATACTCATTTACTATAATCGGGTATAAAAATGTcctccatatcctcctccattcgggtcggattaCCCATCGGATTCGGGTGAAATTGCCATCCTTATATGTGGGCGAGACGATTTGACATTAGACTATGAGGGAATCTGTGACCCAAACTGATCACAGAATCTGGCACTGAGACTGAGAATGAGTCTGTGACTGAGACGACAGGGTTTGGCGCTGAGACTAAGAATGAGTCTATGGCCGAGATGACAGGGTATGGTGCTGAGATTAAGAATGAGTCTGTGGCCAAGATGGTCGGTCTGACGTTGAGACATAGAGAGTTTGTGGCCGAAACAGTCTGGCGCTGAGACAGATAGTTTGTGGTctgtagggctgtaaatgaaccaaacgttcgtgaacaagtttggtgttcagcttggtaagagcttgtttatgttcgtttaatatacacaagattaattaaataaacaagtttgaacagctCGATAATCTAAACAAACAAccttgaacacatatatgttcagctcgttaacgttcgtgaacaacgttcatgaacaatgtccacgaaccatatttattaataaaattcttttcaatatgctaaataaataataaaataaataaataaatataaattatcaaattcaataacaaatcaaacaaccaaaaatttcaaacaatcaaataagcttgaattgagagctctataatatttaaatgaaccaagctcaagccaagcttgaatcaagctcaagccaagcttgaatactcatttcaaaagcttggttcattttaagctcggttcggctcagttaccttatcaaacaagcttgaacaccccaaagcttagcttggctcggctcgtttacagccctagtGGCCTGTGGCCGAGACAGTTTGGCGTTGAGACTAATAGGGTGTCTGGAGAGGGTTGACTGACATCTCGTCGTGCTCTATCCGTGACTCCCAAGTGTCTACGGTGTTAGGCAGAGGCTTATCGACATCGTGCTCAGGGGAGGCTTACCGGCATAGATAACATCGTGCTTGATCTGTAACTCCCAAGTGTTTACGGAGTCGAGGAGAGGCTTACTGGCATAGATAACGTCATGTTCGATCAGTGACTCCCAAGTGTCTGCAGAGTTGGGGAGAGGTTTACCGGTATCGTGCTCAGGAGAGACTTACCAGCATAGAAAATATCGTACTAGATTCGCGAATCCTAAGTGTCCGCGGAGTCGGGGAGAGGCTTACCAACATCGTGCTTAGGGAGGTTTACTGGCATAGATAACATCATTCTCGATCTGCGACTCCCAAGTGTCTGTGAAGTTGAGAAGAGGCTTACCGGTATATATGAGCTCAATTTTGACTATGTCCGAGTCGAGAGAGGCAAAACACCTTCAGGTAAATTTGCAAAGAGTGACAATTCATATTTTAAAGATAGAGCTATATGCACTCAAATCTAATGCACAATTTTGAGATGATCCCGCCATTGACCTAGAGATAATATCCTGAACCCTTGACTCCTAAGTATCCACAGAGTCAGGGAGAGAAGAGTAATATCAGTCCCACTAAGACAAATAATAGCTCGATCCTGCTGAAGGAGAGAATGACCAGATTCCGTTGAGAGAATAACTCAATCGCTCAACTCCTGAATGCCCGTGGAGTCGGGGAGAGAATATGATAAGACTCATCCCACTGAGAGAATAACttgatccctcgactcccgaatattCACGGGGTCGGGGAGAGAATATGATAACACTTGATCAAGGAGAGAATGACTCGATCCCATTGAGAGAATaactcgatccctcgactcccgaatgtTTGCAGAGTCAAGGAGAATATGATAAGACTCAATCCGCTGGGGGAGAATGACTCGATCCCGCTGAGAGAATAACTCGATCTTTCGACTCCTAGATGTTCGAAGAGTGAGGGAGAGAATATGATAGGACTCAACCCCCTGAGGGAGAGAATGACTCGATCCCGTTGAAGGAGAGAATAATTCAATCCTGCTGGTGACATTAACATTCTTTTGCGTGATGGTCGCTTCTCCGTCGCAACTTCTTTCTCCATCGATGTCACGTTGTCAACAATCCTTCTAATGTTAACAATCGCAACACCCACAGATGGTGATAATTTGTTTTGACTAAAATACCGTGGATGGTCAAGCCACCTGTCAACAAACCTGCTGTCGTGCGTTACTCCTCCGAGATTGTTGGGGAAGATGAAGAAAGACCTCTATTTGCGGGGGCTACTAGTGAGGCGTCGCTGATGTTGACGAAATTGCTATGACCAGGCGATATTGACCATGTCACGGAAAGTCTCCGAAGAAAAGGCGAGTTGTCCTTGTGTTGATGGAGTCGCCGTGCGCTGGAGGGAGGTGGGGTCATTGGAGATGTTTGTGGAATTGTAGAAGGGTGTTGCATTGCTAGGAAATCCGAATCGTCTAGAAAGT includes these proteins:
- the LOC122051409 gene encoding uncharacterized protein OsI_027940-like; its protein translation is MSRSPEVKWAQRIDKVYITVLLPDARDVKVNQEPDGTFTFSATAGAASNFYELKLELFDKVNKEESKINVGVRSIFCVIEKAEKQWWKKLVGGEGKTPHYVKVDWDKWVDEDDDGIFLRVILFVMFFFKKMVLPYTCFSIIV